One segment of Rosa chinensis cultivar Old Blush chromosome 6, RchiOBHm-V2, whole genome shotgun sequence DNA contains the following:
- the LOC112174646 gene encoding organ-specific protein S2 isoform X1 → MNSLCAILALLSLLLFTTTVESRIGAGGYMKNSIKKQPTPGDLRKLVKEQFELHNADLSEDKTEKANCNENGKPNTEFEIVEFEPRPDVTIYHGDIVEFEPRPDVTIYHGDFEPRPDVTIYHGDIVEFEPRPDVTIYHGDSEVTESRTLKDELESKAIGNMHPKDNGPKDKLPFEVKAKRHAFEVGRPNVSV, encoded by the exons ATGAACTCCCTTTGTGCCATCTTAGCTCTGCTCTCACTTCTTTTG TTCACTACAACTGTAGAATCGAGAATAGGTGCAGGAGGCTACATGAAAAATTCCATTAAAAAGCAACCCACGCCAGGAGACTTACGGAAGCTCGTAAAAGAACAGTTTGAGCTTCACAATGCTGATCTATCTGAAGATAAGACTGAGAAAGCCAACTGCAATGAAAATGGGAAACCTAACACTGAATTTGAGATTGTCGAGTTTGAACCGAGACCTGATGTCACAATTTACCATGGTGACATTGTCGAGTTTGAACCGAGACCTGATGTCACAATTTACCATGGTGACTTTGAACCGAGACCTGATGTCACAATTTACCATGGTGACATTGTCGAGTTTGAACCGAGACCTGATGTCACAATTTACCATGGTGACAGTGAAGTAACAGAGTCCAGAACTCTTAAAGACGAGCTAGAGTCTAAGGCCATAGGTAACATGCACCCTAAGGATAATGGTCCTAAAGATAAGCTGCCATTTGAAGTCAAAGCCAAAAGGCATGCATTTGAAGTAGGTCGGCCAAATGTTTCTGTGTAA
- the LOC112174646 gene encoding organ-specific protein S2 isoform X2, with amino-acid sequence MNSLCAILALLSLLLFTTTVESRIGAGGYMKNSIKKQPTPGDLRKLVKEQFELHNADLSEDKTEKANCNENGKPNTEFEIVEFEPRPDVTIYHGDIVEFEPRPDVTIYHGDIVEFEPRPDVTIYHGDSEVTESRTLKDELESKAIGNMHPKDNGPKDKLPFEVKAKRHAFEVGRPNVSV; translated from the exons ATGAACTCCCTTTGTGCCATCTTAGCTCTGCTCTCACTTCTTTTG TTCACTACAACTGTAGAATCGAGAATAGGTGCAGGAGGCTACATGAAAAATTCCATTAAAAAGCAACCCACGCCAGGAGACTTACGGAAGCTCGTAAAAGAACAGTTTGAGCTTCACAATGCTGATCTATCTGAAGATAAGACTGAGAAAGCCAACTGCAATGAAAATGGGAAACCTAACACTGAATTTGAGATTGTCGAGTTTGAACCGAGACCTGATGTCACAATTTACCATGGTGACATTGTCGAGTTTGAACCGAGACCTGATGTCACAATTTACCATG GTGACATTGTCGAGTTTGAACCGAGACCTGATGTCACAATTTACCATGGTGACAGTGAAGTAACAGAGTCCAGAACTCTTAAAGACGAGCTAGAGTCTAAGGCCATAGGTAACATGCACCCTAAGGATAATGGTCCTAAAGATAAGCTGCCATTTGAAGTCAAAGCCAAAAGGCATGCATTTGAAGTAGGTCGGCCAAATGTTTCTGTGTAA
- the LOC112174645 gene encoding glycerol-3-phosphate acyltransferase RAM2 isoform X1: MVRTTFPTIDKCSSNGRENHTVVADMDGTLLRGRISFPYFALIAFEVGGILRLLFLLLVSPLAGLLYYFVSESAGIQVQIFATFAGVRVSEIELVARAVLPKFYSSDIHPESWRVLSACEKRCILTANPRIMVEAFCKDFLGFDTVLGTEIATYKGKATGFVSPPGVLVAEKKADALKKAFGDVQPEIGLGDRHTDIPFMALCKEGYMVPPNPKVEAVTGDKLPKPIVFHDGRLVQKPTPLMALLTILWLPIGFFLACLRIAVGFLLPMPVVYYAFWALGVRVTVKGSPPPPAKKSIGQSGVLFICSHRTLLDPFFLSIALGRPIPTVTYSVSRLTEFLSPIKTVRLNRDRAKDAAMIKKLLEEGDLAICPEGTTCREPFLLRFSAVYAELTDELVPVAMVNKMSMFHGTTARGWKGMDPFYFFMNPRPEYEVTFLNKLLAELTCGAGKSSHEVANYIQRAIAASLSYDITSFTRKDKYRALAGNDGSVVEKPVLQPNKVMGC, translated from the exons ATGGTTAGAACCACCTTTCCAACCATCGACAAATGCTCATCGAACGGGCGAGAAAACCACACGGTGGTTGCGGACATGGACGGGACCTTGCTAAGAGGTCGCATCTCTTTTCCTTACTTTGCTCTCATTGCTTTTGAGGTCGGGGGGATTTTAAGGCTCCTATTCTTGCTCTTGGTCTCCCCATTAGCTGGACTCCTCTATTACTTCGTATCTGAATCGGCTGGAATCCAAGTTCAGATCTTCGCAACATTTGCCGGTGTGAGGGTGTCTGAGATCGAGCTGGTGGCGCGTGCCGTGCTGCCTAAGTTTTACTCGAGTGACATTCACCCCGAGTCGTGGCGCGTGCTTTCTGCCTGCGAGAAGCGGTGTATTCTTACTGCCAACCCTAGGATTATGGTGGAAGCGTTTTGTAAGGATTTCCTTGGATTTGATACCGTTTTGGGAACTGAAATTGCAACCTACAAAGGTAAAGCCACTGGCTTTGTTTCTCCACCTGGTGTGCTTGTAGCAGAGAAGAAGGCTGATGCTCTTAAGAAGGCTTTTGGAGATGTACAGCCAGAGATTGGGCTTGGCGATAGGCACACTGATATTCCTTTCATGGCACTTTGCAAG GAGGGTTATATGGTTCCGCCCAACCCTAAAGTAGAAGCAGTGACCGGAGATAAGCTCCCTAAGCCCATAGTCTTCCACGACGGCCGCCTAGTCCAAAAGCCAACACCTCTAATGGCCCTCCTCACCATCCTCTGGCTCCCCATCGGCTTCTTCCTTGCCTGCCTTCGAATCGCCGTTGGCTTCCTCCTCCCCATGCCAGTCGTCTACTACGCCTTCTGGGCCCTCGGTGTTCGTGTCACCGTTAAGGGCAGCCCACCCCCTCCAGCCAAAAAATCCATAGGCCAGTCTGGCGTCCTCTTCATCTGCTCCCACCGCACCCTCCTCGACCCCTTTTTCCTCTCCATCGCCCTCGGTCGCCCCATCCCCACCGTCACCTACTCCGTCTCTCGCCTCACagagttcctctcccccatcaAGACCGTCCGCCTCAACCGCGACCGCGCCAAAGACGCTGCCATGATCAAGAAGCTACTAGAAGAAGGTGACCTTGCAATCTGCCCCGAGGGGACCACCTGCAGGGAGCCATTTCTGCTGAGGTTCTCAGCGGTTTATGCTGAGCTAACCGATGAGCTCGTTCCGGTGGCGATGGTGAACAAGATGAGCATGTTCCACGGCACGACGGCGCGTGGGTGGAAGGGGATGGACCCTTTTTACTTCTTCATGAACCCTCGCCCAGAATACGAGGTTACATTTTTAAACAAGCTGCTGGCGGAGTTGACTTGCGGGGCGGGCAAGTCGAGCCATGAGGTGGCGAATTATATACAGAGGGCTATAGCGGCCAGCCTTTCATATGATATCACCAGTTTTACGAGGAAAGACAAGTATAGGGCTTTGGCTGGGAACGATGGCTCTGTGGTTGAGAAACCTGTGCTGCAACCCAACAAAGTCATGGGGTGCTAA
- the LOC112174645 gene encoding glycerol-3-phosphate acyltransferase RAM2 isoform X2: MDGTLLRAGLLYYFVSESAGIQVQIFATFAGVRVSEIELVARAVLPKFYSSDIHPESWRVLSACEKRCILTANPRIMVEAFCKDFLGFDTVLGTEIATYKGKATGFVSPPGVLVAEKKADALKKAFGDVQPEIGLGDRHTDIPFMALCKEGYMVPPNPKVEAVTGDKLPKPIVFHDGRLVQKPTPLMALLTILWLPIGFFLACLRIAVGFLLPMPVVYYAFWALGVRVTVKGSPPPPAKKSIGQSGVLFICSHRTLLDPFFLSIALGRPIPTVTYSVSRLTEFLSPIKTVRLNRDRAKDAAMIKKLLEEGDLAICPEGTTCREPFLLRFSAVYAELTDELVPVAMVNKMSMFHGTTARGWKGMDPFYFFMNPRPEYEVTFLNKLLAELTCGAGKSSHEVANYIQRAIAASLSYDITSFTRKDKYRALAGNDGSVVEKPVLQPNKVMGC, from the exons ATGGACGGGACCTTGCTAAGAG CTGGACTCCTCTATTACTTCGTATCTGAATCGGCTGGAATCCAAGTTCAGATCTTCGCAACATTTGCCGGTGTGAGGGTGTCTGAGATCGAGCTGGTGGCGCGTGCCGTGCTGCCTAAGTTTTACTCGAGTGACATTCACCCCGAGTCGTGGCGCGTGCTTTCTGCCTGCGAGAAGCGGTGTATTCTTACTGCCAACCCTAGGATTATGGTGGAAGCGTTTTGTAAGGATTTCCTTGGATTTGATACCGTTTTGGGAACTGAAATTGCAACCTACAAAGGTAAAGCCACTGGCTTTGTTTCTCCACCTGGTGTGCTTGTAGCAGAGAAGAAGGCTGATGCTCTTAAGAAGGCTTTTGGAGATGTACAGCCAGAGATTGGGCTTGGCGATAGGCACACTGATATTCCTTTCATGGCACTTTGCAAG GAGGGTTATATGGTTCCGCCCAACCCTAAAGTAGAAGCAGTGACCGGAGATAAGCTCCCTAAGCCCATAGTCTTCCACGACGGCCGCCTAGTCCAAAAGCCAACACCTCTAATGGCCCTCCTCACCATCCTCTGGCTCCCCATCGGCTTCTTCCTTGCCTGCCTTCGAATCGCCGTTGGCTTCCTCCTCCCCATGCCAGTCGTCTACTACGCCTTCTGGGCCCTCGGTGTTCGTGTCACCGTTAAGGGCAGCCCACCCCCTCCAGCCAAAAAATCCATAGGCCAGTCTGGCGTCCTCTTCATCTGCTCCCACCGCACCCTCCTCGACCCCTTTTTCCTCTCCATCGCCCTCGGTCGCCCCATCCCCACCGTCACCTACTCCGTCTCTCGCCTCACagagttcctctcccccatcaAGACCGTCCGCCTCAACCGCGACCGCGCCAAAGACGCTGCCATGATCAAGAAGCTACTAGAAGAAGGTGACCTTGCAATCTGCCCCGAGGGGACCACCTGCAGGGAGCCATTTCTGCTGAGGTTCTCAGCGGTTTATGCTGAGCTAACCGATGAGCTCGTTCCGGTGGCGATGGTGAACAAGATGAGCATGTTCCACGGCACGACGGCGCGTGGGTGGAAGGGGATGGACCCTTTTTACTTCTTCATGAACCCTCGCCCAGAATACGAGGTTACATTTTTAAACAAGCTGCTGGCGGAGTTGACTTGCGGGGCGGGCAAGTCGAGCCATGAGGTGGCGAATTATATACAGAGGGCTATAGCGGCCAGCCTTTCATATGATATCACCAGTTTTACGAGGAAAGACAAGTATAGGGCTTTGGCTGGGAACGATGGCTCTGTGGTTGAGAAACCTGTGCTGCAACCCAACAAAGTCATGGGGTGCTAA